One Chanodichthys erythropterus isolate Z2021 chromosome 10, ASM2448905v1, whole genome shotgun sequence DNA segment encodes these proteins:
- the dgat2 gene encoding diacylglycerol O-acyltransferase 2 has protein sequence MKTILAAYSGVKKGSGSSILSALHDLPSVPWLTRSKIVKHLQVISVLQFVITFLAMGIGCSLLLMYMFCTDCWVIAAVYTAWLIYDWNTPKQGGRRSSWVRNWTVWTYFRDYFPIRLIKTNNLLPSRNYIFGYHPHGIFCFGAFCNFGTEATGFSKMFPGIKPSLATLAGNFRLPVFRDYLMSGGICPVNQNSIDYLLSSNGTGNAVVIVIGGAAESLDCAPGMNSVTLKKRKGFVRLALKQGADLVPVYSFGENEVYKQLIFDDGSWWRTVQKRLQKILGFAPCLFHGCGLFFPESWGFVPYCKPITTVVGEPITVPKIEEPSQDVIDMYHAMYIRSLKSLFDNYKTRFGLNESDTLLIQ, from the exons ATGAAGACCATACTTGCTGCATATTCCGGTGTCAAAAAGG GCTCAGGCTCCAGCATCCTCTCTGCCTTACATGACCTGCCGTCCGTCCCCTGGCTGACACGATCCAAGATCGTGAAACATCTGCAGGTGATCTCCGTCCTGCAGTTTGTCATCACATTTCTTGCCATGG GCATTGGCTGCTCTTTGCTGCTGATGTACATGTTTTGCACAGACTGCTGGGTAATTGCCGCCGTTTACACTGCCTGGCTCATCTATGACTGGAACACCCCAAAACAAG GAGGCCGTAGATCGAGCTGGGTGAGAAACTGGACTGTCTGGACATACTTTAGAGACTATTTTCCCATAAGA CTCATCAAGACGAATAACCTGCTTCCTAGCCGAAACTACATTTTTGGCTACCATCCTCATGGCATCTTCTGTTTTGGTGCTTTTTGTAACTTTGGGACAGAGGCTACAGGATTCTCCAAGATGTTTCCCGGAATTAAGCCATCTCTTGCTACATTGGCTGGAAACTTCCGCTTGCCAGTGTTTAGGGATTACCTGATGTCTGGAG GTATCTGCCCAGTAAATCAAAACTCCATTGATTACCTACTGTCTAGTAACGGTACAGGCAACGCTGTGGTCATCGTGATCGGAGGGGCTGCAGAATCTCTGGACTGTGCCCCAGGGATGAACTCCGTCACGCTGAAAAAACGCAAAGGCTTTGTGAGACTGGCCCTCAAGCAAGG TGCTGATCTGGTGCCCGTCTACTCGTTTGGTGAGAATGAGGTGTACAAACAGCTGATTTTTGATGATGGTTCTTGGTGGCGTACGGTTCAAAAGAGGCTTCAGAAGATTTTAGGTTTTGCCCCATGCCTGTTTCATGGCTGTGGACTGTTCTTCCCAGAGTCATGGGGTTTTGTACCTTACTGCAAACCCATCACTACTGTTG TTGGTGAACCCATCACAGTTCCAAAAATTGAGGAGCCGAGTCAGGACGTCATAGATATGTACCATGCCATGTACATCAGGTCCCTCAAGTCTCTCTTTGACAATTACAAGACTCGTTTTGGTCTAAATGAGAGTGACACCCTTCTAATTCAATGA